Proteins encoded within one genomic window of Drosophila willistoni isolate 14030-0811.24 chromosome XL unlocalized genomic scaffold, UCI_dwil_1.1 Seg141, whole genome shotgun sequence:
- the LOC6649355 gene encoding putative peptidyl-prolyl cis-trans isomerase dodo: MPDTEQLPEGWEKRTSRSTGLSYYLNIHTKESQWDQPTEPAKKASSGGGNGSGDGLDEVQCLHLLVKHKGSRRPSSWREENITRTKEEAQMLLEVYRNKIINEEATFDELARSYSDCSSAKRGGDLGKFGRGDMQAAFEKAAFALNVGQMSGIVDTDSGLHIILRKA; this comes from the exons ATGCCCGATACAGAGCAATTACCCGAAGGCTGGGAGAAGCGCACTAGCCGGTCCACTG GTCTCAGTTATTACctcaacatacatacaaaggAATCGCAGTGGGATCAGCCCACGGAACCGGCTAAAAAAGCCAGCAGTGGTGGCGGAAACGGTTCCGGTGACGGTTTAGATGAAGTCCAATGCCTTCATTTGCTGGTCAAACACAAAGGCAGCCGTCGTCCAAGCTCATGGCGTGAAGAGAATATCACACGCACCAAGGAGGAGGCACAGATGCTGCTCGAAGTCTATCGAAATAAAATCATCAATGAGGAGGCCACTTTCGATGAGCTGGCCCGCTCCTATTCCGATTGTAGTTCCGCCAAACGTGGTGGTGATTTGGGCAAATTTGGAAGAG GTGACATGCAAGCTGCATTCGAGAAGGCCGCCTTTGCCCTCAATGTGGGTCAAATGTCTGGAATTGTGGACACCGATTCTGGTCTGCATATTATCTTGCGCAAAGCATAA
- the LOC6649356 gene encoding protein penguin has translation MVSSDPKRSANNVAGRKDGKPLAKSKKPIAKSFGKHPGGAGGRPGGAAGGRQGGALNPGFRTTNKFKGKPSQAGPPTPQPGEKQDWAKFKQEKKDLKLKRKSSRDTYEVSKQIMQIYEKLRCRRTENKDKLVEEIYKILDVGDTISKVVKAHDTARVLQCMLKYASPSLRSQISEKLLPHAVEMCQSKYAQFCVKRMLKYGSPATKSKLADSLMGHIVRLAGHNIASGLLDSLYLGGSPLQKAYMRQEFYGDLYRKAKDGKVKCLEDTYKDAANMKASILGSVKANLDHVANKQLVDSSLVHAVMLEYLRASEDNDEKLEETVTAFAALVPHMLSTKEGSEAAVICFYKSTPKNRRAIIKNIKEHLLKIATHEHGHVFLISLLNSLDDTKATKKAIYDHLHNDLKSLVANQYGRRVIQWLVAPGDTSCFHPGFIKTIEEGLAFGKKEKDARRKEIFEQIEDPIAEAIVADPSFWLSNRPIGLATADILNHIKGESYKKAVQVLVQVVAQPDWVVSQAEALENQKQQKKKPHNDVEAIIAEATKQRKKLLQTEPNSSDDDDDDDSDSNSDAEEGQPKKKKSKPATEQTKDESVPTVPGIEDAGMHHVLKKIIKNDKDKQETTVSFAEELLQQLSSDVLLKWVAVNRGCFILLNLVQDNTNYAEILQKSIKADSQLLKLLKSQTTQGGKLLAGKLNLV, from the exons ATGGTTAGCTCAGATCCGAAACGATCTGCCAATAATGTAGCCGGTAGAAAGGATGGCAAACCGCTTGCCAAATCTAAGAAACCGATAGCCAAATCATTCGGAAAACATCCAGGAGGAGCTGGTGGTCGCCCGGGAGGAGCAGCCGGAGGCCGCCAAGGAGGAGCACTCAATCCAGGATTTCGAACGACCAACAAGTTCAAGGGAAAACCAAGCCAGGCTGGACCTCCAACGCCACAGCCTGGGGAAAAGCAAGATTGGGCAAAATTCAAGCAGGAGAAAAAAGATCTTAAACTGAAGCGCAAGAGTTCCCGTGACACCTACGAAGTTAGCAAACAGATTATGCAAATCTATGAGAAGCTCAGATG CCGCCGCACCGAGAACAAGGATAAATTGGTCGAAGAAATCTATAAAATTCTAGATGTGGGCGATACAATTTCCAAAGTAGTCAAAGCTCATGACACTGCCCGTGTGCTGCAGTGTATGTTGAAATATGCATCGCCCTCGTTGCGTAGCCAAATCTCTGAGAAACTGCTACCCCATGCCGTTGAAATGTGCCAGTCGAAGTATGCCCAGTTCTGTGTGAAACGCATGCTGAAATATGGTTCACCAGCAACCAAATCTAAGCTAGCAGATAGCCTAATGGGTCACATAGTTCGCTTGGCTGGACACAATATAGCCAGTGGCTTGCTGGATAGTCTTTATTTGGGTGGTAGTCCGCTTCAAAAGGCTTATATGCGACAGGAGTTCTATGGCGATCTATATAGAAAGGCCAAGGATGGCAAAGTCAAGTGCCTCGAGGATACTTATAAGGATGCCGCCAATATGAAAGCATCAATTTTGGGCTCTGTCAAAGCCAATTTAGATCATGTGGCTAATAAACAACTGGTCGATAGCTCTCTGGTCCATGCCGTCATGTTGGAATATCTGCGAGCCTCTGAAGACAATGATGAAAAATTAGAGGAAACTGTGACGGCTTTTGCCGCCCTGGTGCCTCACATGTTGTCCACCAAAGAGGGCAGCGAGGCGGCTGTTATCTGTTTCTACAAATCAACACCGAAAAATCGTCGA GCCATTATTAAAAACATAAAGGAGCATCTGTTGAAGATAGCAACTCATGAGCATGGTCATGTCTTTCTCATTTCGCTGCTCAATTCACTGGACGACACAAAGGCCACTAAGAAAGCCATTTATGATCATTTGCATAACGATCTGAAGAGCCTGGTGGCCAATCAATACGGTCGTCGTGTCATTCAATGGTTGGTAGCTCCCGGTGATACGTCCTGTTTCCATCCCGGTTTCATTAAAACCATTGAAGAGGGTCTGGCCTTCggcaaaaaagagaaagacgCTCGTCGCAAGGAAATTTTCGAGCAAATTGAAGACCCCATTGCAGAAGCCATAGTGGCGGATCCATCATTCTGGTTATCCAACAGGCCCATTGGTTTGGCTACAGCCGATATACTGAATCACA TTAAAGGCGAAAGTTATAAGAAGGCTGTTCAGGTTTTGGTTCAGGTGGTGGCCCAACCGGATTGGGTTGTCTCTCAGGCTGAGGCTTTAGAGAATcaaaagcagcaaaaaaaaaagccacaCAATGATGTGGAGGCCATCATAGCTGAGGCAACCAAACAACGCAAAAAACTTCTACAGACAGAACCCAATAGCagtgatgatgacgatgatgatgattccGATTCCAATTCTGATGCTGAGGAGGGGCaaccaaagaagaagaaatcaAAGCCAGCAACAGAGCAGACAAAAGATGAGAGTGTACCCACTGTGCCTGGTATAGAGGATGCTGGCATGCATCATGTTCTAAAAAAGATTATAAAGAACGACAAGGATAAGCAGGAAACAACCGTTTCGTTTGCAGAAGAACTACTCCAGCAATTATCCAGCGATGTG CTTCTGAAATGGGTGGCTGTTAATCGTGGttgttttatattattaaatttggttCAGGATAATACCAACTATGCAGAAATCTTACAAAAATCTATTAAAGCCGATTCACAGCTATTAAAATTGCTAAAGAGTCAAACAACACAAGGAGGCAAATTGTTGGCtggcaaattaaatttagtttaa